The following are encoded together in the Salvia hispanica cultivar TCC Black 2014 chromosome 6, UniMelb_Shisp_WGS_1.0, whole genome shotgun sequence genome:
- the LOC125194003 gene encoding probable lysophospholipase BODYGUARD 4, with amino-acid sequence MSEWVSRITETLISAASLPVFLLLDILDVVMCLIFRLLDGLLEGRNSSCYCHSDITQPPDSESQLSESLHGRKNIVREMAGLLKFPVFLTKKRTARARSTNRWSDCGCESCLSWMNHKQTHSTLHLLVKQPQRDINVSENVIFIHGFLSSSSLWKETVFLNLSEHSRRNYRLFAVDLLGFGRSPKPQDCLYTLRDHVEMIERSVIVPFELDSFHLVAHSMGCVIALALAAKHSASVKSITLVAPPYFSASSGDVTAQALKRIAARRVWPPLLFFSAFMSWYEHLGRCMCFLLCRNHRLWERILMLVTRRRDLHFLMTDVTRHTHHSAWHTMHNVVCGGARFLDGYLEVLREAGARIRVVQGRKDEVVPVECSLNLKMKDPEIELQITPNSDHSSVILGRAEEFTRDLERFWAS; translated from the exons ATGTCGGAATGGGTCTCAAGAATCACAGAAACCTTGATTTCTGCGGCCAGTCTACCCGTCTTCTTATTGCTAGACATTCTCGACGTCGTAATGTGCTTAATCTTCAGACTCCTCGACGGACTCTTGGAAGGTAGAAACTCTTCATGCTACTGTCACTCTGACATAACTCAACCACCAGATTCCGAGAGTCAGCTATCGGAAAGCCTTCATGGGAGAAAAAACATAGTTAGGGAAATGGCAGGGTTGCTCAAATTTCCAGTATTTCTTACTAAAAAGAGGACGGCGCGGGCGAGAAGCACCAATAGATGGTCTGACTGTGGCTGTGAATCTTGCCTTTCATGGATGAATCACAAACAAACTCATTCCACCCTTCATCTTCTTGTCAAACAACCACAAAGAG ATAttaatgtgagtgagaatgtgATATTCATACATGGTTTCCTCTCATCGTCTTCGCTTTGGAAAGAGACCGTTTTCCTCAACCTATCCGAACACTCAAGGCGAAACTACAGACTGTTTGCAGTAGATTTACTGGGATTTGGAAGAAGCCCGAAGCCCCAAGATTGCCTGTACACGTTGAGGGATCACGTTGAAATGATCGAGAGATCTGTGATCGTTCCGTTTGAACTGGACTCGTTTCACCTAGTTGCACACTCCATGGGTTGTGTGATTGCACTAGCATTGGCTGCAAAACACTCTGCTTCAGTAAAATCAATCACTTTGGTAGCTCCT CCTTACTTTTCTGCTTCGAGTGGAGATGTTACTGCACAAGCTCTCAAACGCATTGCTGCAAGGCGGGTGTGGCCGCCTTTGCTGTTCTTCTCCGCCTTCATGTCGTGGTACGAGCACTTGGGCAGATGCATGTGCTTCCTCCTGTGCCGGAATCACAGATTGTGGGAGCGGATTCTGATGCTGGTAACACGAAGAAG GGACCTTCACTTTCTGATGACGGATGTGACGCGCCATACTCATCATTCGGCCTGGCACACGATGCACAATGTTGTCTGTGGTGGGGCGAGGTTCTTGGACGGTTACCTGGAGGTGCTGAGGGAAGCCGGGGCTAGGATCCGTGTTGTGCAGGGGAGGAAGGATGAGGTTGTGCCTGTGGAATGCAGCTTGAATTTGAAGATGAAGGATCCAGAGATAGAGCTTCAAATCACACCAAATTCAGATCATAGTAGTGTGATCCTGGGCAGAGCTGAGGAGTTTACTAGGGATTTAGAGAGGTTTTGGGCATCATGA